The sequence TCCGCAGTGCGTGGGGCGGATTCTTCGCGATACGCGCAGCCAATTCCCCTGCTGCAGCAAGGAGTTCATCATCGGGCACCACCCGGCTCACCATGCCCCACTCAAGCGCTGTCGCGGCATGGACACGATCACCGGTGAACGTCATCTCGGCGGCACGCTCGTATCCGATGGCCCGTTGCAGGAACCACGAACCCCCGTCTCCGGGGATCAGCCCGATCTGAACAAAACTCTCGGCGAAGAAGGCGGATTCGGCCGCGATACGTAGATCGCACATCATCGCAAGGTCACATCCGGCACCGACCGCTGCGCCGTTCACCGCCCCGATCACCGGAACCTCGCAACGCAGCATGGCGCGGGGAATCCGCTGTATCCCATCGGCATAGCCGTGCCGTTGATCCGCACCGCCGAGTCCGAACAGCCCCTGCTCGTCGGCCATCTCCCGGACGTTCCCACCGGCCGAGAATATGTGCCCCGCACCCGTGAGGATCACCGCCCGGACGTCGGTGTCGGCATTGGCGGCGTCGACCGCATCCTCGAACGCGGCGACGAGATCGGCACCGGTGATGGCATTGCCGACGTCCGGGAGGTTGATCGTCCACACGGAGACACCGTCGTCGGTGCTGATGTCCAGAGGTTGGTGCACGGTCGTGCCGCCTTTCGATTGGGAATCGCTGATTGCACCCTACGACGCCGCGGCTCGATCCCCCATCAACCACGGTGGCGGAAACATCTCACCCCCGAGGCTCGGCGACTCGCTGCCGGACAGGCACGTGGTACGCCTCAGAGGACTCGCGAGGGCCGTTGAAGGCACTCCTGTTCAGGTTTGCCCCCCGGTTCCTCGAGCTGTTTCGGTCGAGCGGCGCACGTAGAGGATCGCAATTGCTTGCGAGAATCCGCCAGCGAAGGCACTGCAGCCCGTCGCAGAGGCCTACGAGAAGACCGCAAAGTTCGTCCAGGACTGTGTGTCGATGGGCGGCCTCGATGACATGGCCCGGGCACGTCAGAAGCGCGCGAAGGCGCGTTCGATGCCGCCGCCTCGCCACACCGGCCTGCTGCGGTTGCCGCGCCCGCCACAGCTACGCCGCCCACCCCAGAGTCTCCAGCCACCACCCCGCCAGCGACTCGACCCTCAGTTTCCTCGTCTGTCCCGCCGCCGACCACGAAGACGCGCGACCCGGCACCCCCGCAGACAACTCCGACACCGGCGGGGAAGGGGAACACAGGTCGCACTGTCGGCCCGAGCACAATCTACTCCGATGAGCCGACTGACGATTGGCGACACCTGGCAGCAGGCGGTGACCGCGGCAGTGCCGGCCGGGCTGGTCGTGGTCCAGTTGGGCTTCCATCACCTCCGCCTTATCGACGCCGGAATAGGATGCGGCAGAGGCGTATTCGAGCAGTGATGATCTACGTAGTCGTCACGTGACGGACTGTGTGACGGAAACCCGCTCGTCATGACCACGAATGATGTCTGATCAACGACCGCCGCTGGGTGCCCACCTCGAGAGCGCGACCTGCGGTGACCCACACAAAGCGCTCAGCGCTGTGGATGTCCGAATCGGGCGCATCTGACACCCGGATCTCAGGCCGGGTCCACGGTTCCCGGCGGCTCCGCCAACCGCGCGCGCGCGATCTCGGCGGCAGACGTGCCCAGTGTCATCCACAGGGACGCGAGGTCCTCGGCGAGCTGGTCCCGGGTCACCTTTAGCGCTCCCTCGGCCCAGGACAGGATTGCCTGGGCGGTACCGCCGATGACGAACGCCGGCGCGGTTTGCGCGAGAGAGTCGACTTCGAGACGCACGTCGTGGATGGTGCGGGCGTGATCGATGAGCACTCCCGTCAGACCTTCGATGGCGTCGGTACGCCGTGCGTCGACCGCGGGGGTACCTGCGGCCCCGCCGAGCAGGACCCGCGCTTTGCGGCAGTCGTTGCCGAGTACGCCGATGATCGCGTCCACGGCCAGGCGTGCCTGTTCGGGCTGAGGCCGTTGCAGCGCAGCCACATACGCGACGACAGCCGCCTCGGTGACCTCGGCGGAGATGTCGTCGATCACGGCCATGGCCAGCGCGTCCAGATCGGCGAAACTCTCATAGAAGTAGCGTTTGTTGAGCTGCG is a genomic window of Gordonia sp. SID5947 containing:
- a CDS encoding crotonase/enoyl-CoA hydratase family protein; its protein translation is MHQPLDISTDDGVSVWTINLPDVGNAITGADLVAAFEDAVDAANADTDVRAVILTGAGHIFSAGGNVREMADEQGLFGLGGADQRHGYADGIQRIPRAMLRCEVPVIGAVNGAAVGAGCDLAMMCDLRIAAESAFFAESFVQIGLIPGDGGSWFLQRAIGYERAAEMTFTGDRVHAATALEWGMVSRVVPDDELLAAAGELAARIAKNPPHALRMAKRLLTESRTSSLDTVLNLAAAMQPLAHQTAEHKERVARWSKR
- a CDS encoding TetR/AcrR family transcriptional regulator, whose product is MNATSADRNYGGRSAPERAARRRAALVDVAVTAMSESRWRSATVASLCGEAQLNKRYFYESFADLDALAMAVIDDISAEVTEAAVVAYVAALQRPQPEQARLAVDAIIGVLGNDCRKARVLLGGAAGTPAVDARRTDAIEGLTGVLIDHARTIHDVRLEVDSLAQTAPAFVIGGTAQAILSWAEGALKVTRDQLAEDLASLWMTLGTSAAEIARARLAEPPGTVDPA